The Pseudomonas aeruginosa genome includes the window TGCGCAAGGAAGAACGCGCGCTGTTCGACGTCTACCTGATGATGCTCGACGATGCCTCCATCGGCAACGAGGTCAAGCGCATCATCCGTACCGGCCAGTGGGCCCAGGGCGCCCTGCGCCAGGTGGTGATGGAGCACGTGCAGCGCTTCGAGCTGATGGACGACGCCTATCTCCGCGAGCGCGCCTCCGACGTCAAGGACATAGGTCGCCGCCTGCTCGCCTACCTCCAGGAAGAGCGCAAGCAGAACCTGACCTACCCGGAACAGACCATCATCGTCAGCGAGGAGCTGTCGCCGGCGATGCTCGGCGAGGTGCCGGAAGGGCGCCTGGTCGGCCTGGTCTCGGTGCTCGGCTCGGGCAACTCGCACGTGGCGATCCTCGCCCGTGCCATGGGCATCCCCACGGTGATGGGGGCGGTCGACCTGCCGTACTCCAAGGTCGACGGCATCGACCTGATCGTCGATGGCTACCACGGCGAGGTCTACACCAACCCCTCCGCCGAGCTGGTGCGCCAGTACAGCGACGTGGTCGCCGAGGAGCGCGAGCTGAGCAAGGGCCTGGCGGCCCTGCGCGAGCTGCCCTGCGAGACCCTCGACGGCCACCGCATGCCGCTCTGGGTCAACACCGGCCTGCTCGCCGATGTCGCCCGCGCCCAGGAGCGTGGCGCCGAGGGCGTGGGCCTGTACCGCACCGAAGTGCCGTTCATGATCAACGACCGCTTCCCCAGCGAGAAGGAACAGTTGGCGATCTACCGCGAGCAGCTCAGTGCCTTCCACCCGCTGCCGGTGACCATGCGCACCCTGGATATCGGCGGCGACAAGGCGCTGTCCTACTTCCCGATCAAGGAAGACAACCCGTTCCTCGGCTGGCGCGGCATCCGCGTCACCCTCGACCACCCGGAGATCTTCCTGGTCCAGACCCGCGCCATGCTCAAGGCCAGCGAAGGACTGGACAACCTGCGCATCCTGCTGCCGATGATCTCCGGCACCCACGAGCTGGAAGAGGCCCTGCACCTGATCCACCGCGCCTGGGGCGAGGTGCGCGACGAGGGCGTGGACATCGCCATGCCGCCCATCGGCATGATGGTCGAGATTCCCGCCGCCGTGTACCAGACCCGCGAGCTGGCCCGCCAGGTCGACTTCCTTTCGGTCGGTTCGAACGACCTGACCCAGTACCTGCTGGCGGTCGACCGCAACAATCCGCGGGTCGCCGACCTCTACGACTACCTGCATCCGGCCGTTCTGCATGCGTTGAAGAAGGTGGTCGACGATGCCCACCTGGAAGGCAAGCCGGTGAGCATCTGCGGCGAGATGGCCGGCGATCCCGCGGCTGCCGTGCTGCTGATGGCGATGGGCTTCGACAGCCTGTCGATGAACGCCACCAACCTGCCCAAGGTGAAGTGGCTGCTGCGCCAGATCACCCTGGACAAGGCCCGGGACCTGCTCGGCCAGTTGCTCACCTTCGACAACCCGCAGGTCATCCACAGCTCGCTGCACCTGGCGTTGCGCAACCTCGGCCTGGGTCGCGTGATCAACCCGGCGGCTACCGTCCAGCCCTGATTTCCCGCGCGCCGGACGCTTCGTCGTGCGGCGCTTACGCTTTCCCCGCAAGCGTATAGACTGCCTGCCATTCGGTAGAGGCCACTGGCCAGTCGAACGTGCGAGGGATTGCCGCAAAATGGACGAACGGGCGTCGAAGCCGCCAGGTCTTCTTCCGCTGTCACGCGAAGACCTTGAGAAAACCCTGCGATATGCCCTGGAGATCGTCAGCGACGGGATCTGGGACTGGAACATCGCGACCAACCAGGTCAGCCGCAGCGCCGGCTGGTACCTGATGCTCGGCTATCCGCCGCATAGCCTGCCGGAGAGCGTGGAGACCTGGAAGAGCATCATCCATCCCGAGGACTATCCGCGGGTGATGGCCAGCTTCCAGGCCTACCTCGACGGCGAAAGCCCGGAATACTGCGAGGAATACCGCTGCCGCACCTACAGCGGGGATTACCTGTGGATCAGCGATCGCGGGCGTTTCGTCGAGTTCGACGAGCGCGGCGAGCCGCGGCGGATGATCGGTGCGCACCACGAGATCCATCAGCGCAAGCTGGTCGAGCTGGAGTTGCAGCAGCGCAACGAGGAACTGTTCGACTGGAACCTGCGTCTCGAGGAACTGGTGGCCGAGCGCACCGAGGCGCTGCACCGGGTCAACCAGGCGCTGGCCTCGAAGATGGCCGAGGCCCAGCGCCTGAGCGAAATCGATCCGCTCACCGAGCTGTACAACCGACGCAAGTTCGAGCAGTGCCTGCACCATGAATGGATGCGCCGGCAGCGCCATGGACGCGCCACGGCACTGGTGATGATCGATGTCGATCACTTCAAGCGGATCAACGACCTGTTCGGCCACTCCACCGGTGATCGCGTGCTGGTCGCCTTCGGCCGCCTGGTTGCCAGCGAGCTGCGCGAGGTCGACGTGCTGGCGCGTTGGGGTGGCGAGGAGTTCATCCTGCTGCTCCCGGAAACCGGCCTGGAGGCCGCGGCGGCCTTGGCCGAACGCCTGCGCCAGCGGGTTCGCTCGCAGTCCTTCGAGATGGGCGAGCGGTTGACCGCCAGCTTTGGCGTCGGCGTGCTGAATGATGGCGAGACCCTCGACCTGCTGCTGTGCCGGGTGGACGACGCCCTCTATCGGGCCAAGCAGCGTCGCGATTGCGTGGCCTGTTGCTGAAGGTCAGCCTGGCGGCAGCACCAGGCTGACCTCGCCGAGCCGGGCGCCGGACGGCCCGAAGCTGCGCTCGATCATCTCCCGCGTGCCGTCGGCGTGTACCCGTACGACGCTGCTGGCGCGAGTGCCGTAGCTCGGGCTGGCGATGAACACGCTGGAGAGCAGGCGTTCCGTGGCCAGACCCACGCCGGTATCCGGCAACTGGCCGTCGGCGGCCGGCGCTGCGTCGGCCAGCAGCTCCATCAGGGCCTGCGGATGCGGCTCGGCAAGCCGCTCGGCGAGGGCGGCGCGAGCCTTGAGCAGCTTCGGCCAGGGCGTATCGAGGGCCGCGTTGGACAGCCCGTAGATCCCCGCCGGCAGCAGGCGCGGTGGCCCTACGCGGGGGTTGTAGTGCCAGAGCTGATGGCGATCGCCAATGAGCAGGTTGAAGCCGGAATAGTCCGCGGCGCGCCCGGCGACCTGCGCCAGGTAGTCGGCCGGGTTGCCGCCGCCGCGCAGGAAGTCCGCCACCAGTTCGCCACGGGAGCGCTTGCCGAGAGCCTGCGACGGATCGCGGACGTTGGTCAGGGCGGCGAAACGGCCGGCCGGGCCGAGCCCCAGCCAGGTGCCGCCGGCCTCCAGGTCGCGTCCGGCGAATACCCCCTCGGCGTCCTCCCAGGCCGCCAGCGGCAGGCTCGGGCGGGCATAGAATTCGTCACGGTTGGCGGCGACCAGCAGCGGCAGGGCGTGCCCCGGTTGCCAGGCGAAGACGATCAGGCACATGCGCGATCCTTGGGATGGGCTGGCCGTCAGGCTAAAGGCATCCGCCATCGCCGTTCAAGCACGACGCCTGCCGCACGGCGCGCAATTCCGTTACCATGCCGGCTTTCCAACGGGGGCGTGCATGGAGTTTCTCCTCTATATCGTGCTGGGCGCCTGTGCCGGCGTGCTGGCCGGACTGTTCGGCGTCGGCGGCGGCCTGATCATCGTCCCGGCGCTGGTCTTCAGCTTCACCGCGCACGGTTTCGGCGGCGACGTCCTGACCCAGATGGCGGTCGGCACCTCCCTGGCGACCATCGTCTTCACTTCGATCAATTCCATTCTCGAACACCATCGGCGCGGCGCGGTGCGCTGGCCGGTGTTCGCCTGGATGACCCTCGGCATCCTCATCGGCAGTGCCCTCGGCGCGCTGACCGCGGCGCAGATCAAGGGGCCGCTGTTGCAGAAGATAATCGGGGTGTTCGCCATCCTGGTCGCTTTGCAGATGGTTCTCGACCTCAAGCCCAAGGGTAGCCGCGAGGTGCCCGGCAAGGGCGGCCTGACCCTGGCCGGCGCGGTGATCGGCTGGGCCTCGGCGATCTTCGGCATCGGCGGCGGTTCGCTGACCGTGCCTTTCCTCAGTTGGCGCAGCGTGCCGATGCAGCAGGCGGTGGCGACTTCCTCGGCCTGCGGCCTTCCTATCGCCATTTCCGGCGCTCTGTCGTTCATCGCGGTCGGCTGGCACAACCCGCAGTTGCCGGAGTGGAGCCTGGGCTACGTCTATCTGCCGGCGTTGGTCGGCATCGCCGCCACCAGTATGCTGTTCGCCCGCTTCGGCGCGCGCCTGGCGCATCGTTTGTCGCCGCGCGTACTCAAGCGACTGTTCGCCCTGCTGCTGTTCAGCGTGGGCATAAGTTTCCTGACCCCCGATCTCGCTTTTCTGTCGTAGGAGTTATCGATGCTGACGTATCCCCAGATCGATCCGGTTGCGCTGGCCATCGGCCCGCTGAAGATCCACTGGTACGGGCTGATGTACCTGATCGGGATCGGCGGCGCCTGGCTGCTGGCGTCGCGCCGGATGAAGCGCTTCGACCCGACCTGGACCAAGGAGCGCCTTTCCGACCTGGTCTTCTGGGTCGCCTGCGGCGTGATCCTCGGTGGCCGCCTGGGCTACGTGCTGTTCTACAACCTGGACGAGTACATCGCCAACCCGACGCTGATCTTCGAGGTCTGGAAAGGCGGCATGTCCTTCCATGGCGGCCTGCTCGGCGTGATGCTGGCGGTCTGGTGGTTCGGCAAGCGCCATGGCAAGAGCTTCTTCCAGCTGATGGACTTCATCGCCCCGCTGGTGCCCATCGGCCTGGGCGCCGGGCGCATCGGCAACTTCATCAACTCGGAACTGTGGGGCAAGGTCAGCGATGTGCCCTGGGCCATGGTCTTCCCCAACGGCGGCCCGCTGCCGCGGCATCCCTCGCAGCTGTACCAGTTCGCCCTGGAAGGCGTGGCGCTGTTCGTCATCCTCTGGCTGTTCACCCGCAAGCCACGGCCGACCGCCTCGGTCTCCGGCCTGTTCGTGCTGTGCTACGGGATCTTCCGCTTCGTCGTCGAATTCGTCCGCGTGCCGGATGCCCAGCTCGGCTACCTCGCCTGGGGTTGGCTGACCATGGGCCAGGTGCTCTGCGTACCGATGGTGCTGGCCGGCATTGCCCTGATGGTCTGGGCCTACCGCCGCGACGCGGCGCAGCCGAAGGCGGCCTGAGCCGCTTTTCGTGCCCGGGGCGGATAACGTCGCAGGCGTCATCCGCTCCGGGCAGCCGGCTTTCCGCTCCAGGGCGTGCATGGCTTGCGCCGGTCGCGCCGAACTGGCGATGCAGGCTCCGTCGCCGTAGACTTGGCCATCCTTCTGTCATCCCTCGGTGGGAGCCGCCACGTCGGCGCCGCACCGATATCGATCCGAGCCTCCGATGAAACAGTACCTCGACCTGATGCGCCACGTGCGCGAGCACGGCACCTTCAAGAGCGACCGCACCGGCACCGGCACCTATAGCGTGTTCGGCCACCAGATGCGCTTCGACCTGGCCGCGGGCTTCCCCCTGGTGACCACCAAGAAGTGCCACCTCAAGTCGATCGTCCACGAGCTGCTGTGGTTCCTCAAGGGCTCCACCAATATCGCCTACCTCAAGGAGCACGGCGTCTCGATCTGGGACGAATGGGCCGACGAGAACGGCGACCTCGGCCCGGTGTATGGCTACCAGTGGCGCTCCTGGCCGGCGCCGGACGGCCGCCACATCGACCAGATCGCCAACCTGATGGCGATGCTGAAGAAGAATCCGGACTCGCGCCGGCTGATCGTCTCCGCCTGGAACCCGGCGCTGATCGACGAGATGGCCCTGCCGCCCTGCCACGCGCTGTTCCAGTTCTACGTCGCCGACGGCAAGCTCAGCTGCCAGCTCTACCAACGTTCGGCGGACATCTTCCTCGGCGTACCCTTCAATATCGCCAGCTATGCCCTGCTGACCCTGATGGTGGCGCAGGTCGCCGGCCTGCAGCCGGGCGAGTTCATCTGGACCGGCGGCGATTGCCACCTGTACGCCAACCACCTGGAGCAGGCCGACCTGCAGCTGACCCGCGAGCCGCTGCCGTTGCCGAGCATGAAGCTGAATCCCGAGGTGAAGGATCTGTTCGACTTTCGCTTCGAGGACTTCGAGCTGGTCGGCTACGAGGCCCATCCGCACATCAAGGCACCGGTCGCGGTCTGACCCTTCGGCGGAGCCGTCGGCTCCGCTCAACCGAACAGGCGACGGTACCAGGGAAGCGCGCGCCAGTCCCGCAAAGCCCGCTCCGCATCTTCTGCGCGTTGCAGCGCCTGTTCCAGGGCCTGCTCCAGCGGAGCGACCGGATGGCTCATGGCATGGCCATGGCAGAGCTGGAAGTCGTCCAGCAGGTTCGGCGGTAGCGCGAAGGCGCCTTCCAGGCGGGCCTGTTCCTCCGCCAGGTAATAGCCGTTGAGGCCGTCGAAGTGGACGAAACGGTAGCCCGCGGCGAGCAGCGGCGCTTTCCACTCGGGGTCGTGGTCGAATGGAGTTTCCGCGAGGATCAGCCACGGGCGCCAGCGGTTCAGGTCGAGGCCGCGGAGCACCGCGCCTTCCAGCCCTTCGACGTCGATCTTGAGGAAGTGGATCGGCCCTTCGACATGGGCCGCGCAGATCGCGTCCAGGGTGCTGACCTTCACTTCGCGCGGGGTGGCCGTGCAGCCCTCGGCCTGGCGCTGGCGGGTTAGCTCGGGGTCCAGGGTGGAGAGACCCGAGGCGGCCATCTCGTAGAGCGTGGCGCGGCCTTCGCGCTCGCCAATGGCGAGGTTCAGGTTGAGGTCTTCCGGCCGTTCCCGCTCCAGCTCGCGGTGCAGGTGGGGCAGCGGTTCGATGTTGATGCCGCGCCAGCCGCGCTCGTAGAACGCCAGGGTGACCGAGTCGATCCGCGGGTGGTTGGCGCCGACGTCGATGTAGAACCCCCTGGGGAAGAGTTTCAGGGCCCGCCAGAGTCGGACGTCTTCCAGGTTCTGCGCGTAGGAAACGAAGGGCATGGGCCTACCTCTTGGGCGATCGTCGCCCAGTCTGTCATTCCCCGCGCCCGCTCTCCAGCAATTCGGCCAGCGCGTCGATCTGTTCCTGGCGGTCGCTGCCGCCCACCCGCCTGCCGTTCAGCGACGACCACTCCGGATGCGCGCGCGCCTTGCGCAGCGCTTCCGGCAGCTTGCCTTCGCGCCACTGCTTGTCCTCCGGGGTTTCCAGGCGGATCGCCTCGACCGCCGCGTGGCCGCGCGTTTGCAGGGCTGCCAGGAGCTGCCGTTGGCGCAGCGCGAGCAAGCGCAGCACGGCGTCGTTGACGGTCAGCTCGCGGGCGCCCTTGAGCTTGCCGAGCAGGCGCGAGCCGTAGTGGCCGACGGTCTGCCAGGCGCCGCCGGCGAGGGCACCGAGGGCGGCGGCGGCGCCAAGGGTGACGCCGCCCACCAGCAGGTCGATGCCGGCGCCGGCCGCGGCACCGGCCGCAACCCCGCCGCCGAGGCGGATACCGAGTTGGCGCAGGGTCTCCGGATTGAACAGATCGTCGCCCCAGCGGCCGTCGAGCAGCGGCAGGTCGGCGGCGCGGGCGTCGTCCCTGGCGAAGGCGTAGAGCCGCAGCAACGCTTCCACGCAGGCCTGCTCGCGCTTGCGCACCTGCTGGTGCAGGTCGCGGGTGGCTTCCTGCACGGCGCTTTCGCCGCCGGGCACCAGGCGCCGGCAGGCGGCGACGTCGACCAGCAATTCGGCGATCAGCCGTTGCCCGGCGCGCAGGCGCGCGGCGGCCTGGGTCTCATGGTCGGCGATCAGCCGGTCGAGTTGCGGCCGGGCGCGCTCCAGCAGCAGCGCCAGGCTCTCGTAGAGGCGCCGTTCGCCGTCCAGCGGCGGCGCCACGCTGTCGAAACGCACCAGGGCGTGCAGGCCCAGGCGAGCGAGGGCGGCGCGCCACTCCTCCTCGCGATGCTGCGGGCTGGCGACAAAGTTCAGCACCGGCAGCAGCGGCCGGCCGCAGCCGGCGAGCACCGCCAGTTCGTCGCGATACTTGGCCAGCACCGGTTCGCGGGCGTCGATCACGTAGAGCCCGGCGTCGGAGGCGAGCAACTGGCGGACCACCTTGGCTTCCTGTTCGAAACGCCCGCGCGCTTCGTTGCTGTCCAGCAACCGCGCCATGCGTTCCGGGCCATCGAGACGCTCGCCGGGGCGCTCCAGGGCGTCCAGGTAGTCGAGCAGGGCGATGGCGTCTTCCAGGCCGGGCGTGTCGTAGAGTTCCAGCAGCGCTTCGCCGTCCACCGACAGCCTGGCGCCCTCGACGTGGCGGGTGGTGCTGGGGCGATGGGAGACTTCGCCGAATCCGCGGTCGCGGGTCAGGGTGCGCAGCAGCGAGGTCTTGCCGGTATTGGTGTGGCCGACCACGGCCAGGATCAGCGGCTCAGTCATGGCCGGTCTCCAGCCAGGCCAGCGGCGAGGTCTCGCCGTGCGGCAGTTGCAGGCGTTCCAGGGCGGCGTGCCAGTCACCCAGGCGGTCGCTGTCGAGCGCTTCGCCGGGCGGAGCCTGGAGCAGCCAGATGCGGGTGCTGGCGGCGCAGCGGGCGAGTTCGCCGAGCAGTGCCAGGGTGCCGCGGTCCGGCGAGCGACGCGGGTCGCAGGCGATGGCCAGGCGCGCCGGCGGGTAGCGGGTCAGTTGTTCGAGCAGGCGACGGCGCTGCTGGCCGTCGTCGAGGATGCCGGCGTCGGCGACGCCTTCGGCGAGCTTCGGCGGCCAGGGCCGGCGATCGTCCAGCTCCACCGCCACCAGCACCGCTCCGGCGGCTTCCTGGCCGGACTGGCCGCCCTGCGGCTCCGGCAGCCAGTCCGGTGCCGCGTCGCTGACGCCGAGGCGTTCGCTGGCCGGCATCAAGCGTTCGCGCAGCAGGCTGTAGCCTGGGTCGTCGAGGTCCAGGTCGAGGTGGGCCAGGCCGCGTTTCCAGCGCCACAGGCAGAGCAGACCGAGCAGCGCGCGCGGCAGGACCCCATAGACCAGCAGTACGCCTACCAGCCAGCCGGCCCAGGCGTGCCGTGCGGCTTCGCTGGCCAGGGCGGCGTCGCCGCTGGCGCGGATCAGCTCGGCGTCCGGCAACGGGAAGCCAAGCAACGCCGGCAGGGCGCCGAGCGCCTGGGTAAGGGCGATGAAGGTATCGCTGCCGAGAATGGTGGTTTCCCAGACGAAACCGTAGCGGCGGGTCGCCAGCAGGCCGAGGAGCATGGCCAGCGCGGTCAGCAGGCCGAGCAGCCAGAGCCCGTGGACCAGCGCGCCGAGGCCCCAGCGCGCCAGCCGGCGCCGGCCGAGCAGGACCAGTAGCGCCGGCGCCAGGTGCGCGGCGCGGGCATCGCGCGCCAGCTTGCCGCTGAGCCACAGCCAGAGCCGGCCGAGCGCGCCCGCGGCCTCGCCGCCGGCGAGCAGGCCGAGGGCCCAGCCGAGCAGGGTCAGCAGGTGCAGGCCGAGTAGGCTGGCCAGCGCCCAGAACACGTTG containing:
- the lgt gene encoding prolipoprotein diacylglyceryl transferase, which encodes MLTYPQIDPVALAIGPLKIHWYGLMYLIGIGGAWLLASRRMKRFDPTWTKERLSDLVFWVACGVILGGRLGYVLFYNLDEYIANPTLIFEVWKGGMSFHGGLLGVMLAVWWFGKRHGKSFFQLMDFIAPLVPIGLGAGRIGNFINSELWGKVSDVPWAMVFPNGGPLPRHPSQLYQFALEGVALFVILWLFTRKPRPTASVSGLFVLCYGIFRFVVEFVRVPDAQLGYLAWGWLTMGQVLCVPMVLAGIALMVWAYRRDAAQPKAA
- a CDS encoding DUF2868 domain-containing protein, whose amino-acid sequence is MSHTTHPGLDALWLTEAVRLREEQAGPLEDSEAVRQALAQGGSLPRRILTRAHWLGRREGLLDAQRTWRQGSRLALALLLVLALASGAGLAFAALGDGQRPVNVFWALASLLGLHLLTLLGWALGLLAGGEAAGALGRLWLWLSGKLARDARAAHLAPALLVLLGRRRLARWGLGALVHGLWLLGLLTALAMLLGLLATRRYGFVWETTILGSDTFIALTQALGALPALLGFPLPDAELIRASGDAALASEAARHAWAGWLVGVLLVYGVLPRALLGLLCLWRWKRGLAHLDLDLDDPGYSLLRERLMPASERLGVSDAAPDWLPEPQGGQSGQEAAGAVLVAVELDDRRPWPPKLAEGVADAGILDDGQQRRRLLEQLTRYPPARLAIACDPRRSPDRGTLALLGELARCAASTRIWLLQAPPGEALDSDRLGDWHAALERLQLPHGETSPLAWLETGHD
- a CDS encoding sensor domain-containing diguanylate cyclase, producing the protein MDERASKPPGLLPLSREDLEKTLRYALEIVSDGIWDWNIATNQVSRSAGWYLMLGYPPHSLPESVETWKSIIHPEDYPRVMASFQAYLDGESPEYCEEYRCRTYSGDYLWISDRGRFVEFDERGEPRRMIGAHHEIHQRKLVELELQQRNEELFDWNLRLEELVAERTEALHRVNQALASKMAEAQRLSEIDPLTELYNRRKFEQCLHHEWMRRQRHGRATALVMIDVDHFKRINDLFGHSTGDRVLVAFGRLVASELREVDVLARWGGEEFILLLPETGLEAAAALAERLRQRVRSQSFEMGERLTASFGVGVLNDGETLDLLLCRVDDALYRAKQRRDCVACC
- a CDS encoding NRDE family protein translates to MCLIVFAWQPGHALPLLVAANRDEFYARPSLPLAAWEDAEGVFAGRDLEAGGTWLGLGPAGRFAALTNVRDPSQALGKRSRGELVADFLRGGGNPADYLAQVAGRAADYSGFNLLIGDRHQLWHYNPRVGPPRLLPAGIYGLSNAALDTPWPKLLKARAALAERLAEPHPQALMELLADAAPAADGQLPDTGVGLATERLLSSVFIASPSYGTRASSVVRVHADGTREMIERSFGPSGARLGEVSLVLPPG
- a CDS encoding thymidylate synthase; this encodes MKQYLDLMRHVREHGTFKSDRTGTGTYSVFGHQMRFDLAAGFPLVTTKKCHLKSIVHELLWFLKGSTNIAYLKEHGVSIWDEWADENGDLGPVYGYQWRSWPAPDGRHIDQIANLMAMLKKNPDSRRLIVSAWNPALIDEMALPPCHALFQFYVADGKLSCQLYQRSADIFLGVPFNIASYALLTLMVAQVAGLQPGEFIWTGGDCHLYANHLEQADLQLTREPLPLPSMKLNPEVKDLFDFRFEDFELVGYEAHPHIKAPVAV
- the ptsP gene encoding phosphoenolpyruvate--protein phosphotransferase, with the translated sequence MLNTLRKIVQEVNSAKDLKAALGIIVQRVKEAMGTQVCSVYLLDTETQRFVLMATEGLNKRSIGKVSMAPSEGLVGLVGTREEPLNLENAAAHPRYRYFAETGEERYASFLGAPIIHHRRVMGVLVVQQKERRQFDEGEEAFLVTMSAQLAGVIAHAEATGSIRGLGKLGKGIQEAKFVGVPGAPGVGVGKAVVVLPPADLEVVPDKQVDDIDAEIALFKQALEGVRADMRALSSKLASQLRKEERALFDVYLMMLDDASIGNEVKRIIRTGQWAQGALRQVVMEHVQRFELMDDAYLRERASDVKDIGRRLLAYLQEERKQNLTYPEQTIIVSEELSPAMLGEVPEGRLVGLVSVLGSGNSHVAILARAMGIPTVMGAVDLPYSKVDGIDLIVDGYHGEVYTNPSAELVRQYSDVVAEERELSKGLAALRELPCETLDGHRMPLWVNTGLLADVARAQERGAEGVGLYRTEVPFMINDRFPSEKEQLAIYREQLSAFHPLPVTMRTLDIGGDKALSYFPIKEDNPFLGWRGIRVTLDHPEIFLVQTRAMLKASEGLDNLRILLPMISGTHELEEALHLIHRAWGEVRDEGVDIAMPPIGMMVEIPAAVYQTRELARQVDFLSVGSNDLTQYLLAVDRNNPRVADLYDYLHPAVLHALKKVVDDAHLEGKPVSICGEMAGDPAAAVLLMAMGFDSLSMNATNLPKVKWLLRQITLDKARDLLGQLLTFDNPQVIHSSLHLALRNLGLGRVINPAATVQP
- a CDS encoding FkbM family methyltransferase — translated: MPFVSYAQNLEDVRLWRALKLFPRGFYIDVGANHPRIDSVTLAFYERGWRGINIEPLPHLHRELERERPEDLNLNLAIGEREGRATLYEMAASGLSTLDPELTRQRQAEGCTATPREVKVSTLDAICAAHVEGPIHFLKIDVEGLEGAVLRGLDLNRWRPWLILAETPFDHDPEWKAPLLAAGYRFVHFDGLNGYYLAEEQARLEGAFALPPNLLDDFQLCHGHAMSHPVAPLEQALEQALQRAEDAERALRDWRALPWYRRLFG
- a CDS encoding GTPase/DUF3482 domain-containing protein, which translates into the protein MTEPLILAVVGHTNTGKTSLLRTLTRDRGFGEVSHRPSTTRHVEGARLSVDGEALLELYDTPGLEDAIALLDYLDALERPGERLDGPERMARLLDSNEARGRFEQEAKVVRQLLASDAGLYVIDAREPVLAKYRDELAVLAGCGRPLLPVLNFVASPQHREEEWRAALARLGLHALVRFDSVAPPLDGERRLYESLALLLERARPQLDRLIADHETQAAARLRAGQRLIAELLVDVAACRRLVPGGESAVQEATRDLHQQVRKREQACVEALLRLYAFARDDARAADLPLLDGRWGDDLFNPETLRQLGIRLGGGVAAGAAAGAGIDLLVGGVTLGAAAALGALAGGAWQTVGHYGSRLLGKLKGARELTVNDAVLRLLALRQRQLLAALQTRGHAAVEAIRLETPEDKQWREGKLPEALRKARAHPEWSSLNGRRVGGSDRQEQIDALAELLESGRGE
- a CDS encoding sulfite exporter TauE/SafE family protein, with the protein product MEFLLYIVLGACAGVLAGLFGVGGGLIIVPALVFSFTAHGFGGDVLTQMAVGTSLATIVFTSINSILEHHRRGAVRWPVFAWMTLGILIGSALGALTAAQIKGPLLQKIIGVFAILVALQMVLDLKPKGSREVPGKGGLTLAGAVIGWASAIFGIGGGSLTVPFLSWRSVPMQQAVATSSACGLPIAISGALSFIAVGWHNPQLPEWSLGYVYLPALVGIAATSMLFARFGARLAHRLSPRVLKRLFALLLFSVGISFLTPDLAFLS